The Salvelinus namaycush isolate Seneca chromosome 19, SaNama_1.0, whole genome shotgun sequence DNA window TCGATCCAgaaacttttcggttactggccctacgccctaaccactaggctacctgccacctcaaacactaggctacctgccgccctaaccactaggctacctgccgccctaaccactaggctacctgccgccctaaccactaggctacctgccaataGATCTATTGATCCTGTATGGAATCAGAATATGGGTTGAGCTGACCTTGCTCTGCACTGTTAGGAGCATAGAAATAAGAATGAAGCTCCAACCCTGGCAAATGACTGGTTAACTCATTGGTACACTCGCAATGgttgcctggtattgtgatgcaataatgTCCATGGTGTTTTGGAATGTTCTATCAACTGATGATGGATTGCCATGGTAATgcagaatgttcattcaaatgacgCTAACTGCTGTGGCTCATGGAATGGAATGtgttttttgtaatgtcagttgagtttaCTCAACAAACAATAACACAGATTGAAGGGTACACTTCCTGATTTTACTTCCTGGCATGGGTACACTCAAAATGGCTTTATGTCACCACTGACTTGAATGGAGATGCCCTTTCTATTAATTCTTATTTCTAAGACTCTGGATCTGTCTGAAAGTACACACTATTACCTATTCAGTAGTACACTACCAGAGCCCTAAGTGACTGACCAATGTGGTTGTAGTGAGCAGAATGGAAATATATCATTTGACATGTGGAATCTCTAACTGGCACACATGTAGGAGCATAGATACAGAACCCTGACAGAACTGATATATTGTCTATGTGTTGGAGAATGTACTGTAGGTGGTGGTAACTCTGATCTGACTCTGATCTCCCAGGCCTAACCAATCAATCCCCTTTCATTGATCAGGTAAAAGCTGAGGTTTAATATCAAACAACCCAGTACATCCTTTAGCCATAGAGGAGATAAGTATTTGTGTAAATCCCATTCTAAACAGATGACTCTCCTatcctttccttcatctgcactgtgAAGGTGTTCTTAAATCAGTGTTGATAAAGACAGAGATATTAAGAGAGGTCACTTGAGACCATTGAGATACACCCCTTATGGCGGTTTTGAGACACAGAGCACACTCAGAGGACCCAGTCTCAGAGGTAAACCTGACACAGAATGAGGAAGGAACCCAGGACAAAGAAGCTCTTGTTACACCTGGACAACAAGGTTGTTCTCCCACACTGTCAGACAGCATGAGAAAGTGACCTTTATTAATAttaatgaggaggaggaagatgaagaaGCAAGACCTTGATCTTCATAATTATGCTGTTCTGAGTCTGACTGTATCTCTctcgcacgcacacgcacacacacacacacacacacacacacacacacacacacacacacacacacacacacacacacacacacacacacacactctctctctctactggtcATGGAGCTTTTAATCATGTTGAAGCTATAAATTCTTGCTTAGTGGACTGCTTTACTGACACTTGAGGGTCTATGTTAAAGACTTGAGAGAGATAGCCTTGCGCTGCTTAGGGTCAATGGTTTTAATCAGTCTGCGTTCatcacgcacatgcacacacatagcTGTCTTGTCATAATAAATAAACTGCTAAAAGATTAAACAGATCAAAGCTAATCCTTTCCAGAGCATAATGGTTTTGAACATCTCGTTCATGCAGTCACTTAGCCCACAGTTAAATACAAACACACGCAATATCACTGCCTTTGCTGTAGGCCTAAGTGATGCTGTTCTTTGTAAGACTGATCCGTGCGTCAACAAACCACCCGCAGTTTGTCTAGGGCTATACTATAGGCTGTATGATGCAGATATAAAGAAATTAGGCTACATACACCATTGGATAAATATAGTACCTGAATCAATCATACTATTATTTTTATTCTATTGCATTAGGCCTACATCAGTCTCAATGAGTGTTATTGCCTTTGATGCTCCGACAATAACAAATATTGTGTCATGATGAAATCTGCTATTCTGAAGCTCATTCAAAGGGAATTCGTTGTTGGTAGTGCTTATTGAATGAGCAGTTCCGTTATTCAGAAATATGCTACAACGGGATGGTCATGTCATGCAAACAGACCTTTTTTATTGGACATCACAGAATAGCGATTTTATAACGTGTTTATTGTGGGCTGTCAATATATAGCCTAATTCATTTCAGCGATAAACGCATACGTATTTAAATATACTTACTTTATGAGACGGGTAACGGGTAACCATCCCTGTATTGAAACGGTAAGTGTGCTGTTTATCTGATAGCCTAGTGATGCTCATCCCGGTTCCTCCTCGAGTCGACGGAGTCTGCAGTGGTACAGGACTTGCCCTACCCCATGCTCCGAGTGACACATTTTGACGTAATAACCCTGCTGCGAGGCCCGCCCATCCATTCCAGTGGGGCCTTTGCGCGCTCCATCTGCAGTCTCGTGCTTCATAAATTGTGGCGATGTTGAACTGAAATAGTAATTGTGACTCCACATTTGCTTTAGGCATGAATGATATTAAATATTATATATTGTGCTTATTagtttgtattgtattgttcttctggcaatataatgtttgtgtcatcatcccaaatcaactgcattatacttaaaaacacttcaaccagtaaaatggctctttggctagcttttgctacagcctatatcaatgagcgttagcattctagctaacaactgctgcatccaaaataaTTATGTTGcaaagatcacaaccaaatatTATCTTAGCGAATGTTCAAGCAAGAATCAACACACCATTGCAAGTAAATGAGAACCCCCAAAAGTaattttgtttagaagtaataaaaaGGTACATCTAGGCAGACGGGTACAGATGGCGTTGGCTTTCTTATGCCTCGATCACACTGATAGTTTTCTTGCGCAAAATGGCACACAGCACCATCTGGATGTGgccaacaaaagttcaacattcacctgatgctaccatttctgtcaagtcGTTTAAACATACagtttgatgcatacgttcgataaattcAAGGTATGCACCACACCGatcgcactgcaactgcctctgcaacgcaatgctgcaaggcacacgcagcgttccattggaaatatatgtacttctggtgtaccaaaacgcaATGACAATGTAGGTGTGATCGAGAAGTTACTACCACCAAGAGTCATGCCAGTGTGTCGTGTAGTGTGTCTCCTAACTTCGTGTATTCATGGTtaccaagggaagccaggcttcccccccaAAATTACCAATAATGTATATTTAATTTCTGTGTTTCATAACTTTCCTTAaatttgcaagaggctgaatgtatcgaACCGGAGAatctatctgatgctgtttgGTCAAatagagtatgacattgttgccgcccatagCATTGAATGTAAGGAAAGCCAgagagcatttggcctcccttaataaataaaaataatagccaatcagtgttgagctcaactgagtgagctcaactgtgaatggtcctggcacatCAAAATGaggtgtcaagggaagccagtttagatttggcttcacaccaaacACATCACATCAATTTGCAAAAAAAaccttgaattgttgcatctcgttgtgttgtcctCCGGTTGCTAGCTAGCCGTGAATGGAGATagagatttggacttgtggttttacttaattctccatattggtcaatgattataacggtgattctgatccaactataaatgtatacattgtgcccctggcctgagagcaTGGAAGCTCAGTGTGGCTAATTAGATGCAATAGGCTCATGTTAACCAGCTGGCCGGGGGCATCGTTGCCCATGACAGGAAGTTatcttagctagcaagcattttagtagggtgagtcaacatgtttttctacttacacacacacacaaccacccacacacatcagtaccatggacagccacatcatatttagcttacattgattggactaaattgtttttggtatattttagttgtcactgtattagactaagcataggtgatttgaagATGTTGAAATGCTGTTGGAATattggaggcagctcctgttttctttttgACTTGCAGTAACTCACCGTGGTTCAAAATTAAAGGTTGTTAGtctgaaaatgtcagaaacattaacttgcttgaccatgctgtaggtcatttgttacatgcaatgtgctttgtggacttcaccggacagatgttgctccggttttgtgatgaaaccgTCTTGGCCTTAGGCCCATATATCATGGTGGTCTTGGTAGAGATGGAACAATGTTCATAGTCTTATGCTGCGTTCATGACAAGTGGGAACTCGAAAAATACTAATATAATATAAATACTAATATAATATAAACCGGGAGCAAGGAGTTGAGTGCATTCAGTTGCTTTAACCTCATTAAGAACTTAGATCGGCTAATGGCAAACAAGCTGTGTCAACTacaaactaaaagtacagctattATGTTTGTAAACAAGTTAGTGttaaaaaaacaaagaaataatgTGTTCTTGTTGTATTTAACTGCTGAAAACGCTGTTACCAAGGTCATTTCCTTAGTAGGATATGTTAGAGTTCAACATGTGGGAGCACAGGGATGATAGACGAGTTTCTCACTAGTAATTACAAGTTGGAGGGGCGTTCGTGTGGATTTTCCTCAGTCCTATCGAGATGTCAATAGTAACAGAGCTAAAACCACCTTGTAGGAGAAAGAAATCTCACATAAACTTGAACATTCAGTCATCCatcatcaaataaaacatttaataaaccTGAAGTTATGGAACTGCCGTTTGCAATCATCGAGCACATTCACAAGTTTAGATATACTTGAATTTGATTGATCTATCATTCAATAAAATGATTTTGTCTTCATAACATTCAGTAGCATTTGGGTCATTGTAAGGGCAACCCCATTCAAAATAAGAGGAAAACTTCATATCaaaataataattcaaatgttttatttgattgaTAATTAAGCCCACTTTCTGATAAATCAATTCATTTCAATAAAATCATGATGGACTATGGGGTTTAAAATTaaaagcaaaaaatatataaaaacgtCCATTGAAAAGGTCCTGATACCTTTGTTCCACAGGATCCTGTTAAAAAGCAGTGCAATGAGAGTAAACAGTGGTTAAAAAAGAAGTAGGCTGAAGTTACCAACAGACACTGATCTAAGACACTTTTTGAAAAATAATTGTATTCCCCCCACATGGGTTAGAATTTAGGAAATGTAAGCTTATCCTAGATTTGTGGCTGTGGACTACCCTTACTCAAGCTCAATTCAGTGTTTGACCCTTTCCCCCAAAGTGAGTACTCATTCACTCCCCCACAATGGATTTAAAATGATTGGATTGGCGTGGACATTTTCACACCAATCTAATTATTTTCAACCCTTAAGGGAGGGTGAATGAGTACACACTTCGGTGAGAAGGGAGAGAAAATGGAATTCGGCTCCAGAGAGGTAAGAGTAGGTTCTTCACCTGCTGCCCACACTCATAGGGTAGGTCAAAAACCTACCCTATGATTGGGAAATGAAGTGCATTTTGAGGACAAAGACACCTCAAGGCATTCCTGGACTATTTGTAGTGGTTATAAAGGAAGAACAGGAGtacattatatttatattttgtgtttttttatgtTATTATTGTCTCTCACAAGAGACATATATAAAAATGTGACTATTCCTAGGCTTTATTAACACGACTGTATGTGCCATTGACATGATGACCTATGCTAGTTTATTTTAGCATTGACCCCCTCACTCCTTTTACAGAGGGCTGCTGGCCTAGGTGTTTGTTCACGGTTAACCCTGTTTGGTGTACTGAAGGGCGGGAACAGCAATGCTGATGATGACCCATTTCCTTTCAGGGTGCTGTGATGTCATCACTTTGAGACCAAACCAACAGAACGGCAAAGCGGAGATGTGGCTCCGTCGTCAACAGCTACAAAACAAACAACGAAACACCCCGCTGACATGTCAACAACAAACCCCAACAGTTCTGTATCAGTTCTGTCTCCAGTGCTGTCTTTAGACCAGACATCTCCTGAGGATGGTAGTTTCGCATcggtgctctttctctctctctcattcattcactctcactctctgtgtGTTTTATCAAGTTTGGCCTCTTTCCTCTTGCATCTCCCGTCCCATTTGGGAACTCTTACCAGCAGCAGGGCGACGGCTGCTAACGCCAGCCCCACCCCCAGACTCGGCGGCCCGCAGGGACTAAACTCCTGGGCCAGCCCCGAAAGCAGGGGGGCGAGCACCCGACCCACCGCCGTCACCGACTGCCCTGCCCCGATTAGTGTGCCACTGGCATGAGCTCCCCCTTTCTGCAACTCAAGGTCTGTGATGCAGGTGCGTCCGATGGTCGTGGAGATGGCGAAAAAAGTGGAACTTAACAACACGTGCCAGACACTCGGGGCCATGGCATAGAGCAGGATCAGGCAACACGTGAGGACTGTAGAGTGTAGCAACAGTGCCGGCATGTCGTTACCGTACAGTTTGGTGACGGGCCCCACCAAGCAGCCGGCCAAGGCCCCCAGGGTAGAGCTGTAGCTAATTAGATAACCTGTGGCTTTGGGCTTCAGCATGAAGCGCTCCTCCATGGCCAGAGAAAAGTTACTGTAGTACAGCATTATGGCGATGGCCATGAGCAGACGCACCAGGAACAGGTCCCACATGTCTGAGGAGGCCACCGTGCGGATCTTGGAGCCCACTGAGGAGAGCTGACGCCAGGCAGGTTGGAGCAGTGACACCTCCCCCCAGTCCAGGTCCCAGCTCCAGACCCTCTGGTTTGTTTCTGGAGCCCCCGATTCTGTGACTGCTGGACCCGACGCTATAGTGTGGTTGTTGCTGTTGCCATGGGATGAGTTTTGCTGTGTCGAGGTGACGTGGTTGTCGTTGACGTGGCAGCTGGCTTTACTAGCTCTGCTGTTGTAGTTAGCATTGGCCCGTGGGGTTAGCGCATCGCTCCAGGGAAGCAGCCAAACCAGACCTGGATGGAACACGACAAACTCAAGGTTAGAAAGCACATAGACTGGCTAGGTATTTGCTGTATGATAATATCTGATTCTATATTCTATctgactggacacacacacacacacacacacacacacacacacacacacacacacacacacacacacacacacacacacacacacacacacacacacacacacacacacacacacacacacacacacacacacacacacacactctacaggcGCATCAAAGccgggactgagagactgaaaaacagcttctatctccaggccatcagactgttgaacagccaggTGGTGCACACTCACAAGCTATCACACACCTCATACACATGAGTTCTCCTGCACTCACATATacactcacta harbors:
- the LOC120064312 gene encoding major facilitator superfamily domain-containing protein 9-like, coding for MNNAKCSILNQIPRRRKRIIQCVYVVGFMDLFGVSMIIPLLSHHVKALGASPTVAGLVGSTYGILQLFSSTIVGSWSDVVGRRYSMLTCLLLSALGYGLLGMSTSISLFVLARIPVGLFKHSLSICRALLSDLVSEAERPLVMGHFNAASSVGFILGPVVGGYLTEHEGGFYTSSFTCAAIFLLNTGLVWLLPWSDALTPRANANYNSRASKASCHVNDNHVTSTQQNSSHGNSNNHTIASGPAVTESGAPETNQRVWSWDLDWGEVSLLQPAWRQLSSVGSKIRTVASSDMWDLFLVRLLMAIAIMLYYSNFSLAMEERFMLKPKATGYLISYSSTLGALAGCLVGPVTKLYGNDMPALLLHSTVLTCCLILLYAMAPSVWHVLLSSTFFAISTTIGRTCITDLELQKGGAHASGTLIGAGQSVTAVGRVLAPLLSGLAQEFSPCGPPSLGVGLALAAVALLLVRVPKWDGRCKRKEAKLDKTHRE